One Triplophysa rosa linkage group LG8, Trosa_1v2, whole genome shotgun sequence genomic window, GATTAAGGGTCCTGTGATTTTGTTAAGGAGTCCTGGAGGAGATCTTGGtgcaaagaagaagaaaaagaaacagaagagGAAGAAGGAGAAGCCAAGCTCAGGAGGAACCAAGTCTGACTCTGCCTCTGATTCTCAGGACATAAAGGTTCGAAACGTATTAAGCATTGTGTAATCAGATGTTTGTTCTGTaaatctctcattccctttgtGAAATCGCAGGGAGATTTATTAAAGATCATTCACATGATTCACTGATTTACTTTCGTTTCACTCTCAGAACCCTGCCATTCCTATGCAGAAGCTGCAAGATATACAGAGAGCTATGGAGCTTCTGTCCACCTGTCAAGGTCCAGCCAAAAACATAGACGAGGCCACAAAGCACAAGTACCAATTCTGGGACACTCAACCTGTGCCCAAACTCAGTGAGTCGTGCATTACAATCGGTTTGTTTGCAACATCACACACGTAAAATACTTGGCAAATCTGCGACGCTCCGATTATTTGGAGAGCCGTGTGTAATTTTATTCATCCTGCAGTAATCCTGCAACAGTGTTGCATTCAGCAAACAAATCATTATTCGACATTATTCAGTGTATTGAGAAAACACAAGCTCAGCGTGGATTAAATCAGTTGCTGGTGCTTTTCAAGAGTGGGGAGGTACAAATGTGTACCACAATCTCAGTTATTGGCCATTTGCTAGAGCGTCTGGTCTATTATAGAGCTAGCTAATAGAGCAACTGGACTTCCAGCAAACTGGATAAAATTGTATTGATTGAAAGAAAGCACAATGTCTGTTAAACAATGAGGTGTTTTTTCAcatgccattgaaatgaatggactTCACAATCGTGCTTACAAGTTCCCTGTTTTATTGCAGATGAGGTAGTGACAACTCATGGGCCAATTGAGCCAGATAAAGAAAATATCAGACAAGAGCCATATTCCCTCCCACAGGGATTTATGTGGGATACACTGGATCTCAGCAACGCTGAAGTGGTATGTAAATAAGTGtgtgacagagaaagagagagcgtgTGAAACACACTTATGCAGTATATACTGAATGCAGAAATGGCCTAGACTGTGTGTCATATTAGTTGAGGTATTACATCATCTCATGCAAGCAAAAGTTTGACATTCATTCTTTCTGTTTTGTAGCTGAAGGAGTTGTACACTTTGCTGAATGAAAATTATGTTGAGGATGATGACAACATGTTTAGATTCGACTATTCTCCTAACTTTCTGAAATGGTAAGTTATCAAGTTCAGTCTctatttatgtttatgtttatcatGACAAGGCTTCAGAATTTATCCTACGCCGCACCCAATTCTTCTCTTCAGAGATATCAATTTCAATATCTTACACAATTTCAAGATGCCTTGAGCAGAATGTTTGCTGACTATCACAcgttgcatgcattttaaatgactgtTTTGAGGCTCATCGGTGCGTCTTGCAATTTCTCAATATTAGGGCGTTACGTCCCCCGGGTTGGCTGCACCAGTGGCACTGCGGTGTCAGGGTCTCCTCCAATAAAAAGCTTGTTGGGTTCATCAGTGCCATTCCTGCAGACATCCACATCTATGACACGTGAGTTCAGGCCGCATCAGCTGAGAATTGACATTGCTTTTCAACCAGGCTTCACTAAATCACTCATTCTCATTATGTTTTAAGGTTGAAGAAGATGGTGGAGATAAACttcctgtgtgtacataaaaaACTGCGTTCAAAGCGCGTCGCACCCGTGCTAATCCGAGAGATCACGCGGCGGGTGAATTTAGAAGGAATTTTCCAGGCTGTGTACACTGCTGGTGTGGTCCTGCCCAAACCCGTGTCCACATGCAGGTACCAAATCACAACACAGCACAAGATTAATTGAAGTATTTTATAGAGATCTTGAACTTGTTAGTATCTGTGTTTTTGTAGGTATTGGCATCGCTCTCTTAACCCCAGGAAGCTAGTAGAGGTGAAGTTCTCCCACCTCAGCCGAAACATGACGCTACAGCGAACAATGAAACTCTACAGATTACCCGATGTAAGCCTAATTGTTACATACACACGTTTACATGGGGAGTTAAGCTATAATCATGGGTTTTTATCTTCTAATTCCATCTTTTTCTTCTTGTAGAGTACACGTACCCCTGGTTTGAGGCCGATGGTAGAGGGAGACTTGAAGCAAGTGACTTCGCTGCTGCAGAAATACCTGAGCAAGTTTCACCTGCGACCTGTGATGGGTGAAGAGGAGGTCAAGCACTGGTTCCTACCACAGGAGAATATTATTGACACTTACGTAGTGGAGGTACCTGCCGGGAACATTCACAAAAACGTACAAAACTGCCGTGGCTTATTTACTGTTTAATCATGAGTTTCATATCTTGTTTAAAGGGTTCTGGTGGGCTGCTAACAGACTTCATCAGTTTCTACACCCTGCCATCAACAGTGATGCATCATCCTCTGCACAAAAGCCTGAAGGCCGCTTATTCCTTTTACAATGTCCATACAGAGACGCAGCTCATGGACCTGATGAACGAAGCTCTCATCCTAGCCAAACTGGTAGGATCACAAGTAAACACATGCTCAGAGGAGCTCAAGAGAAACACACAATACTTGGCATAACTTAGTAAATTGTATTGTAATAATATTGAAATTCATATTCCTTTTCTTTTGGGGGAATGTTTCGGGATGACAGAAaggttttgatgtttttaatgcGCTGGATCTAATGGACAATAAGACTTTCTTGGAAAAACTCAAGTTTGGGATTGGAGATGGTAACCTGCAGTATTATCTGTACAACTGGAAATGCCCCCCGATGGACCCAGAGAAAGTGAGTTACACAAAATGCTTTggattacatacatttttacatgaatgttaaaataacaataagAAGCTAATTTATTCATGATTAATCaattatataaacaatatagTGGAAAGAATCCAAAAATGTGATCATCACCAAAGACCTTGGAATTTTTCCAGTGTGTTTTAATTCAATTCTCCATCCTCTCcaggttggtcttgttttacaGTAACTGGCTGCTTCACTGTGGATGCTGAGGGACTTAAATGTCCATCTCCGATTCTCTGATTTGGACTTAGTCTACATAAAGAGGAAAAACGGACATCCATTCAAAGTGAATGAGTTATGTTGTGCAGCTCTCTTAGGTCTTGTTGCAGTTATTGAGGGGTCTCCCTCTTTTCTCTTTGTCTTTGACTCTCTTTCAGAGAATGTGAGAAACATTATCAATGTCAAACACATCCACAAGCTGTATACACATGTATTTCCCTTAACATGCAAAAAGTATCCTCTCTCAGACATACGTTTAAttccatgttttgtttttgttcatttgttttgatACATTTGTGTGAAATTGCAAGCTGTACATTTAATGACAGATATTTATTACGTATTGTGTGGTTAACAATGGACCAGGAACAGGGGGTTGAAATCCAAAGTCTTTTTTATGGAGCTGCCTTTTGCCGTTTGTAATTCCTGCTGTCAGCGGGAAAGCGAGTTAATGTTATGTGTGGACGAATGTATTCCATTTTGAAGCACACCATCAACATGTTTATAAAGGGCCGGAATGCTCCGAGTTGCATTTTTAAGAATTTCGtttcagaaaatgttttgtttaggtTTGTGTGTAGAATTTTGAATGCAAGTTCTTTTCCGTTTTGTTCAATGAAGGTGTGATTGTTTCACATTACATAGCCTCACCTCCATTTTCATTCTTTATCATTTagtgtttttaaattattatttcaaaACAACAATTCTGACAATTCTTAAGAATTGTATTTTAGTTACGTTTATTTTGTCAGTATTCATTGAAGAGACCATAACCTCATCTGAATGGTGCATTTGCTATAAAGACCTGGTGATTTTCTATATTTAAGCACAAGGAGAGCTGAACAATCATGTACGTTATTTTGATAACCGGCGGCCAGAAAAGCTTGCTCGCTGTCCAGCTGGCTGTCAGTTACAATCACTGTTAGGTGAAGCattataaaatgtgaaaagtttTATTGTATAGCAAAAACTGATTTTGCGTTACTACAGCTCGTCATGGTTTGCAACAATATGCTTTTAAATAAGAGCATGTCCGAACATGCTTAAAAGAAAGATGCTCCTCTCAGAAATCCCACATTTCAACTTTTTGGACATTTCGGTCTGTGGTTTATTCAAGAACATCCAGGGCACTTTGCGAATGTCAGTTTAAGTATGTTTTTCTAAGGCTTGCTGTATGAAATGAGCATGATCCAATTTTTGTCAATCTGTATGGTTTAAGAATTTATGGGTTTTGGTGAGAACACAAGAGTACTTGCCTTATTTCAGAaaggttgtttttttaaatgtcaaacgTGTAGTTTTAAATAATCAGCTTTCTCTTTCTgaaaacagtatttttattgAATTCCATTGCAggttatttgaaaaaaaaaaacgatatgGGAATAAGTACCAGCACCATGTCAAACATGACAATTCACCCAAATATCTTAATTGTCAAAAATATACTTCAAGGTATACCAGCATGGATATTTGACTGAATAAAGGCAtctcaaatttaaaaaataatatggaTCATTTTCTCCTCTATAACCAATAAAATAACTCTTTAAACAGACACTTGGGTCATTTTTGCTTTACTTTCTTCTTCGGTTTTCTTATTTTAGTGGAATTGGGGATTATTTTCTTGACTTTTAAAGGCTGTAGGATTAGAGGAGAGCCCTCGCTGGCCTCGTCCGAAATCTCTTCTAATTTCCTCTTTTGCGCCTTCGCGGTCTCCGTGTGTTTTTCCTCTGCTTGTTCCTCCACGTTTTCCGATTTTGGCGTTAAATCCGTCGGAGCCCAAACGACGTTGAGCGGTGGAACGACGGGTGTGATGGAAGCGACCACATCTGCGAACTCCTCTGCATCGCGTTTGAACCCCAGCGCCAACACGCACTTGAGTCCCAGCAGCCCCGCGATGGTCTTGCTCAGACGGGGCACCTGGCATGAAGGAACCGATCTCGTTTTACTCAACGGGATTAGATGATAAATCATGTGTGAGGGCACGACCGAATTACAAACAAGCACTAAACTCAGTTCATTCCTCTCCAAGCCCTTGGTGACCTCGTTGATGCCAATGGCCAGCTGTTTCCTCGCCGCTGCGCTGGTCCAGCACGGTTCAGAAGGCTTTGATGTGCTCTGTAAGCTCTCAGTGGAGTCAGGGGTTAGTTGGTGGTCCTCGGTGGGCTTTGGCGTCTTTTTATTTGGTCTCCTTCTGTTGCCCCAATCACGAAACCTATTCACCCGCTTTTTCTGAAGACCAACAGCAGTTATTTTGTCTTTAAGTGTGTTCAGAATAAATTGCTCGTGTTCTTTGTTCAGCGGGCTCCACTCAATATTGTATGGATTATTCAGGGATGTTTTCACTGGCATGTGCTTCCCCTTTCCCCTCTTCGATACTGGGGTAGACGTCATTTTCTGCGAAACCGCGCATTAAACTCGATTAAGAATGCAACATAacattaaaactattttatactGACCAAATATATTAGCAATAAACAGACCTTTATTTGGTCAGCCTAAAATCACAGTTTGACTTGTTTCAATGGGTTTCTTTCCACAGCGCGTGCAATACTCTCTGCGCGCAGCCATGTTGTTTTGAAGGTCTTTTCTTCTGTGGTTACATAATGAATCGTTGACGGTTCCTAAAATACATAGCGCCATCTAGGGACGGCTGTCTTTAGATTGTTACGGTTGAtaaatatttgaacattttatattttttcttcctCAGCAGATTTAACATGCACGTGGGAACCTACCAAAAGTTGACGGATAGACTCGATAATGACAGTATTAATGAAAATATAATTcataatgtattttttcctataATACCTTTTCAGTTTACTGGATGTCATGTTACTAGAGCTGCCAAATGCCAATGGTCGCTCAGATACAGGATTTAGGGGTGTCGCCATAGAAATGAACTCGGTTCAAAGGGTTTCGCCGTGATACAACTGATACACCCCCTTGGACGTTCTGTTAACCAATCAGCGCTCACTTCCACTGTCGCACTGCGAGATATCATCGTAGGCTGTAATTCATCGGAGGATCTGCGTTACTTTCCAGAGGATTCAACGAGCGACAAAACACTCGCCTAAAAATGACTTTGCAGGTATTTATCTTCACAATTTTCGGTTAATGTCAATGTTGTGTTTGTCCAGGAGTTGTAATGCATGAAAATAACGCCCTTCGGATATTCCTTAAGGTCAAAAGGTGGATTTATGCATAAGAATGTAAAGATTACAAGCCCTGTGTTATTATAGGGCTGTATTATATTACACTCTATGCACAAATGCGTTTGTTATTGCCTCGCATGCACGGGTGCATATCGTGCGCTCAGTATCGTGCTTGTCTTGATCTGGAGCGTCAGTATGCGCTCCACTCGTGCCATAGAAATTACGTAATTTCGTTCATTATTTGACGCACTAGTAAACGTTTGACAGGCGATACGGTATATTATACATAAGCATAATTTCATATTAAGACGGTTGTAGTTAATATAGCAAATTTGCGAAAGTTTAACTTCTGTAGTTTGACAGTCAAAAGGTCCAAAACAAAGCTGATATAAGCGATTACACATTAGAGCTCAACAAATATAAAAGTATTGCTGAAACGTTTTAAGTGGTTATGTTTACATCACGACAAACTATTTGTGTCCGCAGGCGGAATTTGATCAATATGCAGAGGATGTAAAGAAAGTGAAGACCAGACCAACAGACCAGGAGCTGCTGGATTTATATGGCCTGTACAAGCAAGCTATTGCTGGGGACATTAATACTGGTAATTGTTGTAGACAATGACTCTTTTTTTGTTGAATCCCAGACTTTATAATTATATCTACAATAATTGTTGCAACTGTGTACATTCTGTCTTGTGCAGGTAAACCAATGTTGGATATGAAAGGAAAAGCCAAATGGGAAGCATGGAATTCAAGAAAAGGTAAATCTTGCTTAAACAGTTCTTATATTAGTATTGCAATATGCATTGTACTTACTTTTACCAACATCGGCATTAGGAGAGCAGCTATAGATTTGATTTTTTGATGTCTTGCAAGTTGTTTTGCAATAACAGGTTAATAAAATAGGTGAAGACTGCCTGTCAGTTACCCCATACATGACACTATTGATCATTTGGATTTACCGTGTACATTGTTTATCCATACTGTTTACTCAGCTACAAGGTCAtctgtaaaattaaattaattaagtaCTTGCTTTTTCTCTAGGTATGTCAAATGAAGATGCAATGAATGCCTACATTTCCCTGGCCAAGGAAACCATTGAAAAGTATGGAATGTGATGAGGAAAAACTTTAGTTTTAAGTATAGTATATACATTTCATATGGAAAAAGCAGCACGatgatattatattatagttTTAGCTATTGCTAAAAACAATTTAGcctaattcaaatagacttttCCTCTATAATATGGATTAACAGACTAAAAATAATCATCTCAGTTTCTTAATGATACCACCTGATTGCTAAATCATTGCCAGTCAGCTGTGACCTAAATATATAATTGTGAAATTATCTTGTTTTAAATAAGATGTAACTGTGAACAATTTAATAAAGGCATTAGAGGTTGTCCTCTAcctatacataaaaataaaatatcgaaCTTTGGATGGAATTTTCATGTACAATTGCTTCATTAGTATTACAGTAAAGTCTCTTACTCGAGGACCAGCAATTGTGCTCCAGCACACAAAGACTTTTTTGTCCTCTCAGTGTGTGCATTGAAGCGTAGTCATCACAACACCCCTTTGGATCGAATACACGCAGAATGAGAAATGTGGAGTCTTGCCAAGGCCAGGCCAGGCTTTTTTGTACAGTGTTACCAAATCAAGAAAACAATTGGGATTCACAAGACCGGTTGAGTCAACAGCAGTTATTTAGTATTTggtgttttaaatgttaaagagATACATACTGTGTCATGACTCATGACAAGAAAATGATGTACTACAAATATCCCACTTCCCATGTGGAAATGTACATAAGCTGAATTTGATTACATACAATGTACAACGTATATTGTATGATTTCTTGTATTTTTCTGTgctagttttattattattaccagCAGTGTTCATTTGCTTACTATTTCTGTTCCATTTGGTATTGTATACCAAATATAATAGTTGAATTTTTACTTTGTTGAATTCAAAGGCTTGTACCTCCGTCAACTCGCGCTCcgcagaacttttattttgaaatatgttCAGGTGGGTGGCCATGTTGAGTAAgtaattattattgttgttcaCTTCACATTCTGTAATTAGGGCAAAGGCTACGGAAACGATTCCCGAGCTGAAACGAATGTACACGGTGCTGTCGTGGGTTCAACACAAAATCAAAACTTTCTATTTCagatttatctatttatttcgATTCGATAGCAGTCTTTGGAGGACAACTCTCGTCCCGCTAAAGTAAGTCTCTTCGCTAGTATCTATTTGCTGCATTTTAAGCAAGTTCTTAACAAACGTTTGTAtggtgtttatatttttaatggcAGGTGAGGCTGTACTGTTTACAGTGACTTTTGAACTAATTGCTTTAAATCTTGATCGCATTATAAACAATTACGTCAACTGCACGTCTCTGCTGTATGTGGAGTAAAGCAAACAGACTTTGCAGAAATAGGTTTATAAACCCAGTGTTACGCTGCTGTCAGCCTTTCTGGTTTTATGTGCAGCTGAAATAATGGATAATCAGATTTTCGAGTCCACTGCTGAGCGGACCTTTCAGTATCAGGACAGTCTGCCACCTCTACCTGTGCCGTCTTTACAGGGCACACTGAGCAAATACCTGGATGCAGGTGAGGGGTCAACATAACCCACCGTTATACGACATGCAGGGTGGGACTGGGAGTTTAAACTGAGTTTGTGAGATGCATGATAAACCTgctgatttatttattgaatttttttagaaattttaatatgaattgtattggttttcattaaaactatTTATTGGTAGGATGTTATATGGGGGATATTATTAATTCATACAGAATTCATAAGGcctgtaatggttttaatggtaaacagctgatggttCATAACTGTATTTGTAACGTAATTTTCATATGTGGAAGAACTCTTGCGTTTTAATCTTATTTCAGTAAGGCCTTTTGCATCCAATGAGGAGTTTGAAGCCACAACAGCTATCGTGAAGCGCTTTGAGGAGGGCATCGGACAACACCTTCACCAGAAACTTCTCCAAAGAGCCAAATCTAGACGCAACTGGGTGATGCCAATAATCCATTATGCTTTATGTATTTAAACATGGGTTTAATGACTTTCATTTGGGGTTTGTCGTTTATCTGAAcatgaaacattttctttagCTTGAGGACTGGTGGCTAGACACAGCTTATCTGGAGCTGCGCATTCCCTCTCAGCTCAATGTGAATTTTGGGGGTCCTACGGCGTACCTGGAGCACTGCTGGCCTGCACGGGAGGGCACCCAGCTGGAGAGGGCCAGTATGATTTTATGGTTCACCCTCCAGTATTGGGACCTCATCCGCACGTAAGTGATCACTTGAGGCAGTCAGAGAACTAAGGCAGGGTGTGTCATGCTGTGATATAAATCAGTGGTTGGCTGTTAACCATTTGCTTCAAGATAAGAGATTTTACATAGGACCAATGTTGTTActgtatttattgttttgtttgttatttttattgttgtttgttgaagtaaatcaaactttgatggtCATATGTTTGCTGTAAATAAGAGATAGGCTAGCCATTCATAAAGCTGGAAATATGCCCTTCGACATGGATCAGTTCCGCATGCTCTTCTGCACCTGCAAGGTGCCTGGAATCACGAAGGACACCATCCTCAACTTCTTCAAAACAGGTAAAGCcttatcaatgcacatttgcaTTCTCGGTTTGCATGCATCTATGTGTttattcatgtatgtgtggtCTTTGTGTGTTGTAGAAAGTGAGGGTCCCTGCCCTTCTCATTTGGTGGTGATGTGCCGTGGGAGGGTCTTCACGTTTGATGGTCTCTGTGACGGTCGTATCCTAACTCCCCCCGAGCTGTTGAGGTACTGATGTCTTCAGCCTCCCTTAAATTTCAATCCCACTAACTTTATTTTGCAGATCTTAGTTTTTATGAAATTATGTTCTCAGTGTTCAAGTTTTTGTATTTTAGGCAGCTCACGTACATTAAAAACTATTGTGAGGGTGAACCGGAAGGGGATGGAGTGGGTGCCCTGACCACAGAGGAAAGGACCCGCTGGGCCAAAGTAAGAGCCATGCCCCTATTGGAGCGCcaccttttaaaaaaaaatcagtttataAATATATGCTGACAATACAGGTATATTGCTGGATTTATGAAAATTGCATTATTGTATCTTCAGGCACGGGAATATCTGATCTCCATTGATCCTGCGAATAAAACCATATTGGAAACCATTCAAAGTTCTCTGTTTGTACTGTCCCTGGATGATGCCAAATCTTATTCCACCCCTGAAAACTACTCAAAGGTTGAGCACATGTTCAAGTTTTACCCCCCAGACAAATACTATCTTATACAAGCAAATACTGTATACGTTACAATTATTCACAAAGTCACTGTCCAAAGTTTAACACACTCTTTTTCTGTCCCTTACTGTTCAACAGCTGACCCAGCTGGCACTGACCGGTGACCCCACGATCCGCTGGGGAGATAAATCTTACAATCTCCTCTCCTTCTCTGATGGCACATTCGGTTCAAATTGTGATGTAAATGCAACTGTAGATTATTTCATCATATATTTTTCATGCAATGATGTCATACACCATACGTATGATGATTCCACATATGGTCAGATTTAGGAAAAGTGATGTTTATTCAAACATTGTTTGTGTATATTCGTTTTCTTTTTTAGCATGCTCCGTATGACGCAATGGTTTTGGTGTCTCATGGCTACTACGTAGACCAAAAGCTTAGGGCCAGTGGTGGAGTGTGGAAGGTAAGACCACAAAtatgtgttgcttgtgtgcgtCTGCATATAATAGTAGgtttgtgtgagagagaacATTTTGTCTTACAGGGTTCACAGGTTGTGCGTGACTTCAGTGTGCCAGAAGAACTTATATTTACTGTGGATGAAAGAGTGAGGAGAGACATCAGCCTGGCTAAAGAACAGTACCAAAAAAGTGTGAGGAACACTGACAGATTCATTTTGATATCATGATTCATGATGGGAACTTTCcatattgtaatgtttttttgtatttataacatTGGCTGATAATTTACTATTCCCCAATCctttctaaaattattttacatcaCATACGGtatgaaaacataatttagttcCTCTAttaggattttttattttatacaattaaagtgatagttcacccaaaaatgcaaattctgtcgtcatttactcacccttttgtcatttcaaacctgtatgactttctctcttctgcagaacacagaaggagatattttgatgaatgttggtaaccaaacgacaGCGGTaccctttgacttgcattggttttgtgtccatacaatacaaatcaatgggtaccactgatgttcggttaccaacattcttcaaaatatcttcttttgtgtaatgCTAAATCTTTACATAGAAAGTGTGTTGTAATGTATAAAACATCAATATTGAAGGGTTCATTCACTCACGTGTGTTTATCTACAGTCCCAGGACCTGCAGGTTGTCTCTTATGCTTTCACCTCCTTTGGAAAAGAAGCCATTAAGAAGAGAAAGCTTCACCCGGACACATTTGTCCAGCTCGCTCTGCAGTTAGCCTACTACAGACTTCATGGAAAGTGAGTGTCTTTGCCTGCTGCAGGTAAGTGCACTAGTAGTACTAACTTTCACCTCTCTCTATCCTTCATTCTCAGGCCTGGTAGTTGTTATGAAACAGCCACCACGCGTCGTTTCTTTCACGGCCGCACGGAGACCATGAGGCCCTGCACCGTGGAGGTCCAGCACTGGTGTAGAACTATGCTCAACCCTGCAGCCACTGTAAAGACCTAGTCTGTACATCTAACTACATCCACTCCGCATAATTCAAGGAAGAGGTCAATCAAAAGTCTTtatgtttctgttcattttaCACAGGCTGAGGAGAAAAGACGAGCTCTACATGCGGCTTTCAACAAACATAACAAATTGATGGGAGAGGCACAGAATGGAAAAGGTTAGTGTGTGTtaattttttattcagtttCATCATATTTCGATAATATGTGGTGATCTGTGCTTATTTCAGGTTTTGACAGACATCTCCTGGGCTTGTACCTGATTGCTAAGGAGGAAGGTCTTCCTGTACATGAGCTCTATACAGACCCTCTCTATGCTAAGAGGTTTGGCACAACATGATTTCATTTCACATGCATTGTCTGAGCCCTACTAATatctcattgtgtgtgtgtctctagtGGAGGAGGAGGAAATTTTGTGTTATCTACAAGTCTCGTGGGCTACACTACTGTGCTGGGAGGAGTTGCACCCATGGTGCAACACGGTTATGGATTTTTCTACCGTATCCGTGATGACAGGTTTGTCCATAAATACGctcttgtttatgttttaacTTCAGGATTAGCCTGACCCAATTAGCGCGCTAATGGtacatgtctaaatcgattctgaaatcgattctgtgttttatgcacagctcttccggctctttgatcagtaggaagtactgctcgatctaaaatcactacgagattgagtcgtttataacgtgcatttgaaaaagcaacactcgtcaaacatcatcgctataaatttactttattatcatgaaaatacatgaaaaggtttgaagaacagcgataggatatgaccattggcatttcctggaactaatcgttcttctgtttcccgtattcggagtttctgcgcaagagcaccctctggctttagatgtggcggcatttaaccgtaattcattgagaaattgagagcataagaatcacacgatatatcgcccagccctaattgaGAGACCCTAATATGTGTCTATGCTTAATATCACAAAACTTGGTTTAGTATCTGCAAAAGTCTGCAAAAGTTAAACAATTTATGtatgtatttctttattatgTATTTACTGTTAGAATATTAATAACATTTCTCACCCTAAATGTAGATTTGTTGCGTCCTGTACCGCTTGGAAATCCAGTCCAGAGACAGATGCTGAAGCCCTTTTTCAGAACATCACAACGTCCTTCCACGATATCATGCACCTCACTACCCTCTCCAACCTGTAAAGCAAAGCATCCTGGGAAGTATGAACTAACCGCAATGCTTTAGATATGATGTTAGGCTAAAAACAAACTCTACATGATCTAGATGTTGTAGCCATTACCTCCTTTATGACTGGTGTGCTCAATCTAGCTGAAACTGAAAAGGGTTGACTTTCCCCTTTGTGTTCTGTTTAGAAGATTGACAGTTTTGGATCAGCGTGGATAAAAGCTAACTAGTGCTTTAAACTGTCATGTGCCTTCAGTTAGTCATCTTCAGAGCATCGCTAAGATTAGGAAATTTCTTGAAGTATTCACACATTAATAGTTTTGCCTCTTCTTAGCTGCTGAGCTTCAAACTTTTATGAAGTCATAGGAAA contains:
- the nmt2 gene encoding glycylpeptide N-tetradecanoyltransferase 2; translated protein: MMAEDSESAASQQSLELDDQDTCGIDGDNEEENEHMQGSPGGDLGAKKKKKKQKRKKEKPSSGGTKSDSASDSQDIKNPAIPMQKLQDIQRAMELLSTCQGPAKNIDEATKHKYQFWDTQPVPKLNEVVTTHGPIEPDKENIRQEPYSLPQGFMWDTLDLSNAEVLKELYTLLNENYVEDDDNMFRFDYSPNFLKWALRPPGWLHQWHCGVRVSSNKKLVGFISAIPADIHIYDTLKKMVEINFLCVHKKLRSKRVAPVLIREITRRVNLEGIFQAVYTAGVVLPKPVSTCRYWHRSLNPRKLVEVKFSHLSRNMTLQRTMKLYRLPDSTRTPGLRPMVEGDLKQVTSLLQKYLSKFHLRPVMGEEEVKHWFLPQENIIDTYVVEGSGGLLTDFISFYTLPSTVMHHPLHKSLKAAYSFYNVHTETQLMDLMNEALILAKLKGFDVFNALDLMDNKTFLEKLKFGIGDGNLQYYLYNWKCPPMDPEKVGLVLQ
- the rpp38 gene encoding ribonuclease P protein subunit p38 produces the protein MTSTPVSKRGKGKHMPVKTSLNNPYNIEWSPLNKEHEQFILNTLKDKITAVGLQKKRVNRFRDWGNRRRPNKKTPKPTEDHQLTPDSTESLQSTSKPSEPCWTSAAARKQLAIGINEVTKGLERNELSLVLVCNSVVPSHMIYHLIPLSKTRSVPSCQVPRLSKTIAGLLGLKCVLALGFKRDAEEFADVVASITPVVPPLNVVWAPTDLTPKSENVEEQAEEKHTETAKAQKRKLEEISDEASEGSPLILQPLKVKKIIPNSTKIRKPKKKVKQK
- the acbd7 gene encoding acyl-CoA-binding domain-containing protein 7 is translated as MTLQAEFDQYAEDVKKVKTRPTDQELLDLYGLYKQAIAGDINTGKPMLDMKGKAKWEAWNSRKGMSNEDAMNAYISLAKETIEKYGM
- the crot gene encoding peroxisomal carnitine O-octanoyltransferase, whose product is MDNQIFESTAERTFQYQDSLPPLPVPSLQGTLSKYLDAVRPFASNEEFEATTAIVKRFEEGIGQHLHQKLLQRAKSRRNWLEDWWLDTAYLELRIPSQLNVNFGGPTAYLEHCWPAREGTQLERASMILWFTLQYWDLIRTDRLAIHKAGNMPFDMDQFRMLFCTCKVPGITKDTILNFFKTESEGPCPSHLVVMCRGRVFTFDGLCDGRILTPPELLRQLTYIKNYCEGEPEGDGVGALTTEERTRWAKAREYLISIDPANKTILETIQSSLFVLSLDDAKSYSTPENYSKLTQLALTGDPTIRWGDKSYNLLSFSDGTFGSNCDHAPYDAMVLVSHGYYVDQKLRASGGVWKGSQVVRDFSVPEELIFTVDERVRRDISLAKEQYQKSSQDLQVVSYAFTSFGKEAIKKRKLHPDTFVQLALQLAYYRLHGKPGSCYETATTRRFFHGRTETMRPCTVEVQHWCRTMLNPAATAEEKRRALHAAFNKHNKLMGEAQNGKGFDRHLLGLYLIAKEEGLPVHELYTDPLYAKSGGGGNFVLSTSLVGYTTVLGGVAPMVQHGYGFFYRIRDDRFVASCTAWKSSPETDAEALFQNITTSFHDIMHLTTLSNL